Proteins encoded together in one Mycobacterium sp. MS1601 window:
- the groL gene encoding chaperonin GroEL (60 kDa chaperone family; promotes refolding of misfolded polypeptides especially under stressful conditions; forms two stacked rings of heptamers to form a barrel-shaped 14mer; ends can be capped by GroES; misfolded proteins enter the barrel where they are refolded when GroES binds), translating to MAKTIAYDEEARRGLERGLNALADAVKVTLGPKGRNVVLEKKWGAPTITNDGVSIAKEIELEDPYEKIGAELVKEVAKKTDDVAGDGTTTATVLAQALVREGLRNVAAGANPLGLKRGIEKAVEAVTTGLLASAKEVETKEQIAATAGISAGDQTIGDLIAEAMDKVGNEGVITVEESNTFGLQLELTEGMRFDKGYISGYFVTDAERQEAVLEDPYILLVSSKVSTVKDLLPLLEKVIQAGKPLLIIAEDVEGEALSTLVVNKIRGTFKSVAVKAPGFGDRRKAMLQDIAILTGGQVVSEEVGLSLETADVALLGQARKVVVTKDETTIVEGAGDSDAIAGRVAQIRAEIENSDSDYDREKLQERLAKLAGGVAVIKAGAATEVELKERKHRIEDAVRNAKAAVEEGIVAGGGVALLQSAPSLDELKLTGDEATGANIVRVALSAPLKQIAFNAGLEPGVVAEKVSNLPAGHGLNAASGEYEDLLKAGVADPVKVTRSALQNAASIAALFLTTEAVVADKPEKAAAPAGDPTGGMGGMDF from the coding sequence CTGGAGAAGAAGTGGGGCGCCCCCACGATCACCAACGATGGCGTGTCCATCGCCAAGGAGATCGAGCTGGAGGACCCGTACGAGAAGATCGGCGCTGAGCTGGTCAAAGAGGTCGCCAAGAAGACCGACGACGTCGCTGGAGATGGAACCACGACGGCAACGGTTCTGGCCCAGGCTCTGGTTCGCGAAGGTCTGCGCAACGTCGCGGCCGGCGCCAACCCGCTCGGCCTCAAGCGCGGCATCGAGAAGGCCGTCGAGGCCGTCACCACCGGCCTGCTGGCTTCCGCCAAGGAGGTGGAGACCAAGGAGCAGATCGCTGCCACCGCGGGCATCTCCGCCGGCGACCAGACCATCGGTGACCTGATCGCCGAGGCGATGGACAAGGTTGGCAACGAGGGTGTCATCACCGTCGAGGAGTCCAACACCTTCGGCCTGCAGCTGGAGCTCACCGAGGGCATGCGCTTCGACAAGGGCTACATCTCGGGCTACTTCGTCACCGACGCCGAGCGTCAGGAAGCCGTCCTCGAGGATCCCTACATCCTGCTGGTCAGCTCCAAGGTCTCGACCGTCAAGGACCTGCTGCCGCTGCTGGAGAAGGTCATCCAGGCCGGCAAGCCGCTGCTGATCATCGCCGAGGACGTCGAGGGCGAAGCCCTGTCCACCCTGGTGGTCAACAAGATCCGTGGCACCTTCAAGTCCGTGGCCGTCAAGGCCCCTGGCTTCGGTGACCGCCGCAAGGCCATGCTGCAGGACATCGCCATCCTCACCGGTGGCCAGGTCGTCAGCGAAGAGGTCGGCCTCTCGCTGGAGACCGCTGACGTCGCGCTGCTGGGCCAGGCCCGCAAGGTCGTCGTCACCAAGGACGAGACCACCATCGTCGAGGGTGCCGGTGATTCCGACGCCATCGCCGGTCGCGTGGCTCAGATCCGTGCCGAGATCGAGAACAGCGACTCCGACTACGACCGCGAGAAGCTGCAGGAGCGCCTGGCCAAGCTGGCCGGCGGTGTTGCGGTCATCAAGGCCGGCGCTGCCACCGAGGTGGAGCTCAAGGAGCGCAAGCACCGCATCGAAGACGCCGTGCGCAACGCCAAGGCTGCCGTCGAAGAGGGCATCGTCGCCGGTGGCGGCGTGGCCCTGCTGCAGTCGGCTCCGTCGCTGGACGAGCTGAAGCTCACCGGTGACGAGGCCACCGGCGCCAACATCGTGCGTGTCGCGCTGTCGGCTCCGCTGAAGCAGATCGCCTTCAACGCCGGCCTCGAGCCCGGTGTTGTGGCCGAGAAGGTGTCCAACCTTCCCGCAGGCCACGGCCTGAACGCTGCCTCCGGTGAGTACGAGGACCTGCTCAAGGCCGGCGTCGCCGACCCGGTGAAGGTCACCCGCTCGGCGCTGCAGAACGCGGCGTCCATCGCGGCGCTGTTCCTCACCACCGAGGCCGTCGTCGCCGACAAGCCGGAGAAGGCCGCCGCACCCGCCGGCGACCCGACCGGTGGCATGGGCGGTATGGACTTCTAA